TCCCTTCGAAGTTCGGACAGAACAACCGACATGCGGCGGGCGGTCTCGTCCCAGCCGGGCAGCATGCCGCGCCGCAGCCGGGCGGAGGCGCGCAGCCGGTCGCGCGACTCCGGTTCGACGAGCCAGCGGCGCAGCGCCGCGCCCAGCGCGACGGGGTCGTCCGGCGGGACGAGCATGCCGGGGACGGCCCCGGACGGATCCCAGCCGAGCGTGTCGGGAACCCCGTCCACCGAGGTCGCGAGCACGGGGATCCCGCGCGCCAGGGCCTCGGTCACCACCATCCCGAACGTCTCCGCGCGGGAGGCCAGGACGAGCAGGTCGGCACCGGCGTAGGCGTCCTCCAGCCGCTTGCCGGTCAGCGGGCCCGCCAGCTCGACGCGCCCGTCGAGGCGGTGACCGCCGATCAGCCGGCGGACCCGCGCGACGTGTCCCGGGTCGCCGCCCAGCGGCCCGACGCACTCGCAGTCCCAGGACAGGTGCGCGATGGTGGCGAGCGCCTCCACCAAGACGTCGTGCCCCTTGCGCGGGGTCACCGACGCCACGCACAGCAGGCGCGCCGCCCCGTCGGTGCCGGACGCGAGCGGCGCCGGGTCGGTGCCCGGCTCGACGGCGTGGACGCGGGACGGCTCCAGACCGTGGTGGGCGATCAGGTGGTCCCGGGCCCACAGGCTCGTCGCGACGACGGCGCCGGCCGCCTCCAGTACCTCGCGTTCGCCCGCGTCCAGATCGCCCTGCCCGGGTTCGTCCGCGAGCGGGAGGTGGACGAGGACGGCGAGCCGCAGCCGCCCCGCCGCCGGAACGACGATCTCCGGGACGCCGCACGCCACCAGCCCGTCCATCAGGACGACGGACCCGCCGGGCAGCGCCGCCAGCGCGCGTTCGAGCCCGGCGCGGGCCGCCCGGTCCGGCCGCGGCCACGCGCCGGGCACCGCCACCTCCCGGACGGGCCGCCCGGACGCCGCGAGCTCCTCGCACAGCCGCCGGTCGTACCGGTTGCCGCCGCTCGGGGCGGCGGCGTCGTCGACGCCGCCCGGGACGACCACGCACACCTCGCGGGACGTCACAGCTCACGCTCGTAGCTGGCCCAGGCGACGTGCGACTCGTGCAGCGTCACCGTGATGCCGGCGAGGCCGGCGGCGTTCGCGCCGAGCGCCCCGGCGCCCACCCGGTCGGCGAGCCGGTCGGCGATGACCTTGGCGAGGAACTCCGTCGAGGTGTTGACCCCGGCGAAGTCCGGCTCCTCGTCCAGGTTGCGGTAGTTCAGCGCGCCGAGGACCTCGCCGAGCTCGCGGGTCGCGAGCCCGATGTCGACGACGATGCCGTCCGGGTCGAGGTCCGCCCGGCGGAACGTCGCGTCGACCACGAACGTCGCGCCGTGCAGGTGCTGCGCGGGTCCGAAGACCTCGCCGCGGAAGCTGTGCGCGATCATGACGTGGTCGCGGACGGTGATGGCGAACAACGAACGTCCTCCTCAGTAGGCGATCCGGTGGCACAGGGCGGGCAGCTCGCCGCCCGCGAGGCGCGGCATCAGCCGCGGCAGCTCGGCGAACGGGCTCTCCCCGGTGATCAGCTCGCCGAAGGCGGGGGCCGCGAGCAGCCGCAGCGCGAGCGCGATCCGGTCGGCGAAGGCGCGGCGCGACCGGCGGGACGGCGGGACGGCGCCGACCTGGCTGCCCCGGATCGTCAGCCGCCGCGAGTGGAAGAACTCCCCCAGCGGGACGCTGACCCGCCGGTCGCCGTACCAGCTCAGCTCGATCACCTCCCCCTCCGGTGCGAGCAGCTCCAGCGACCGGGCGAGCCCCGCCTCGGACGCGCTCGCGTGGAAGACCAGGTCGCAGCCCCCCTCGGCCTGGTCGGGGTGGGCGAACCCGACGCCGAGCGCCCGCGCGACGTCCGCGCGGGACGGGTCGGTGTCGACCAGCTGGACGCGGCACCCCGGGAACCCCGCGAGGACGCCGGCGACCGAGCAGCCGACCATCCCGGCGCCGACCACGGCGATGCGGTCGCCGACGAGCGGCGCCGCGTCCCACAGCGCGTTCACGGCCGTCTCCACCGTCCCGGCGAGGATCGCCCGCTCCGGCGGCACCTCGTCCGGGACGGCGCTGACCGCGCTCGCCGGGACGACGTACCGGGTCTGGTGCGGGTAGAGGCAGAACACCGTGCGCCCGGCCAGCCCGGCGGGGCCCTGCTCGACCACGCCGACGTTCAGATACCCGTACTTGACCGGCCCGGGGAACGCCCCGTCCTGGAACGGCGCCCGCATGATGGCGTGCTGGTTCGGCGGGACGCCGCCGCGGAACACGATCGCCTCGGTGCCGCGGCTCACGCCCGAGAACAGCGTCCGGACCAGCACCTCCCCCGGTCCGGGCTCGGGCAGGACGACATCGCGGATCTCGCCCTCACCTGGCGACCGGATCCAGAAGGCGCGCGCTTCGCGCTCCATCCGTGCCCCTCCCCCGAGTCGTCCGGGTCTCCTGAGTACGTCGGGCCTCTTCGGCTCCACGGGTCACACGATCGGCCATGTGCCGCCGCTTCGCCAGCCACGCCACGTCCCGTCCGAAGGACCACACCAGCAGCGCCAGCGCCGCCGCCACGAGCGCGCCCGAGTGCGGCACGACGCCCGACGCCGCGACGACCAGCGCCACCCCCTGCACCACGGCGACGGCCTTGCGCGCGACGCTCGGCCGCAGGTCCGCGCGCAGCCACGGCGCCGTCCAGGCCGCCGCGCCGAACGCGTACCGCATCGCCCCGATTGCCAGCACCCACGGCCCCGCCGACCGGGCGACCTCGACGCTCAGCACCAGCACCAGCACCGCGTCGGTCTCCATGTCGAACCGGGCCCCGAGCCTGGACACCGTCCCAGTGCGCCGGGCCACCCGGCCGTCGACGCCGTCCAGCACGAGGGCCGCGGACGCGGCCGCGACGAGCGGCCAGACGCCGGCGTCACCGGTGAGATGCCCCGCGACCAGCGCCGCGACACCCCCGGTGAGCACCACCCGCACCAGCGTCACGTGATCGGCCGGCCCGAGCGCCGGCCGCCGCCGGAACGCCGCGGTCAGCAGCGCCCACGAGGCCAGCGCGTACCCGGCGCCCACGGCCAGGCCCGCGTGGCCGGGACGGAGCAGGGCCAGCAGGGCGAGCTGGGCGGCGGCGGCCGCCGCCAGCTCCGGCCCCCGCGCCAGGCGGGGGCGGCGCGGCGCCGGGCGCGCGAGCGCCGCCGGCCGCGTCATCGCCGCACCTCGCCGAGCACCCCGGCGGGGGCGTCGAGCTGCGGGAGGTCGTGGCCGAGCCGGTCGCGCTTGGCGGTGAGGTAGCGGACGTTGTCGGCGCTGACCGGGACCAGCAGCGGGACGCGCGCCGCGACGGTGACCCCGTAGGACTCCAGCGCGCTGACCTTCACCGGGTTGTTGGACATCAGCCGCACCGACCGGACGCCGAGATGCCGCAGGATCCGGGCGGCGGGGCCGTAGTCGCGCACGTCCACCGGCAGCCCGATGGCCGTGGCGGAGTCGACGGTGTCCAGGCCCTGGTCGTCCTGCAGGATGTGGGTCCGGACCTTCGCCACCAGACCGATCCCGCGGCCCTCGTGGCCGCGCAGGTAGACCAGCGCACCGGCGCCCTCGCGGGCGATGGCGTCCAGGGCGGCGCCGAGCTGGTCCCCGCACTCGCAGCGCGTCGCGCCGAAGATGTCGCCCGTCATGCACTCGGAGTGCATCCGGACGAGCACGTCCTCGCGCCCCCGCACCTCGCCGCGCACCAGCGCCATGTGCTCGTGCCCGTCGACCGGGTCCCGGAACGCGACGGCGCGGAACACGCCGCGCCGGGTCCTGAGATCCGCCTCCGCGATGTCCTTCTGGTCGATGCCCTCGTCCATCGCTCCCCTTCCCTGGCTACACGACCACCCCTGATACGTCGCGAACGCCCGAGGTGGTTGTGTCCCAAAACGGTCCGTACAACCGATGGCACGCAGGGGAGGCGCTCCAGGGTTCAGCCCAGGCGGACGCGGACCACCAAGTCGTGAAGGGCGCGGCGGTTCGCGGGCGCTTCGGGGAGGGCGCTGCGGTCGCGTTCGTCCTCCAGGAGGGCGGTGAGCGCGGCGATGTCGTCCTGCAGGCGGGACGTGTCCGGCGCGTCCCGCGGCAGCGCGCCGTGCTCGGCGGCGCGCTTCGCCTCGATCAGCTCGGGCAGGTAGCGCGGCCCGTCTCCGGCGAGCCGTGTCAGGTCGGCCTCGACCTCGCCGGTCCGCATCAGATGGACGCCCGTCAGCAGCACCCGGAACGTGTAGAGGAGCGGTTTGAGCTCTCGTGACTGCTCGAACAGCTTCCACTGGGACCGCGCGAACCCCAGGTAGTGGTGCGCGTGGTTGAAGGTGACCAGGCCGGGAACGAGCGACCTCAGCTCGGCGTGCACGGGAGAGGTGGCCACGACCAGGGGCGACATGAGCTGCTCCAGGACGTAGCCGTTGCGCCGCAGAAGCAGCGCGCAGAACTTGGCCAGGTCGTGGGTGACCGCGTCGGCCTCCACTCCGGCGTGGTCCCACATCAGCGTGACGGTCTCCTCCCCCGTGTCCAGACCGACGATCTCCTCCAGCGGCAGCAGGTGGACGCCGCGCAGGTCGACGTCGGAGTCCCGCGACGGGAACCCGTACAGGTGCGCGCCGCTGACGGTGAGGAAGGCGCGGGGATAGGGGTGGTCGGCGGCGAGGCGGTCGGCCATGCCCTCGGGGAGGTTCACCAGGTCACACTCCTGCGTCGAACGGAGACAAGCAGTTCCTCGACCGCGGCGCGGTCGGGTTCGGGCGGCAGCGGGCTGCGGTCCAGGGCCCCGTCCATCGCGGCGCCGAGGGAGGCGCGCCACACGTCGATCTCGTCCCAGCCGACCTCGCCGCGGCGGACGGCGAGGAGCCGGTCGCGCAGGCCGCCGACCTCCAGCCGCGGCTCGCCGTGCCGGACGAGGTGCAGGCCGCTCTCCAGCAGCCGCAGCAGGTGCATGACGTGCTTCCAGCGCGGCGCGCCGACGTTGCGCAAGTCACCTTCCAGCTTGCGGAACTGGGCCTCGGCGTAGCGGAGGAACGTGCGGTGCGCATTCCGGGACAGGAACGCCTTCCGCACGGCCAGCAACTCCTCGCCGACCGGCGTGACCCGCTCGACCAGCGGCGACCACAGGCACTCCAGGACGGTCGGGTTCGCGGCCAGCGCCAGCTCGCAGAAGCGCTCCAGCTCCCAGGAGAACTGCTCGGGCAGCGGGCCGTCCAGATGCGTGGGCGGCTTCGCGAAACGCCAGAACAGGGGCGCCGGGGCCGCGTAGACGCCGCGCCGGTCGACGTCGCTTCCATCGGTGGCCAGCCCGTAGGCGCGCGACCCGACCACGACCGACAGGACGGTGTGGTCGCGGACGAGGTCGAGCGCCCCGGAGGGGTCGGGTTGCGTCACGCGGGCAGCCTGGCGCAAGCCCCGCGGGCATGTCGACCGGATTGTCCGGCTTGCGCAAAACGGTTACAGATCAGCCACGGACTTGCTGAAAGTTTCTGCAAGCGGTTTACGCGACTGAAACGCGTTGCTAACGTCCCGGACCAGCCACCACCCCCAACTCTTGATCTGCGGGACGACGGCCCGGCGCGGGCCGTCCCGCGAAGGAGGACACCATGCGGCGCACTCCCCTGATCGGCGGCACCGTCGTCTGCGCCGCCCTCGCGCTGTCGCTCTCCGCCTGCGGCGGCGATGACGACGGCGGCTCGAAGGGCGGCGCGGGAGCGGCGAGCCTGCAGGGCCGCGGCCCGATCACCTTCGTGACCGGCAAGGACCGCTCGGGCTACCTGCAGAAGCAGCTCGACGCCTGGAACACCGAGCACCCGAAGGAGCAGGTCCGCATCATCGAACTGCCGGACGAGCCGAACGACCAGCGGCAGCAGATGATCCAGAACGCCACGACCAGGTCCGACGCCTACTCGGTGCTGAACCTCGACGTGGTGTGGACGGCCGAGTTCGCCGCCAACCGCTGGCTCACGCAGCTGCCCAAGGACCGGATCGACCTGTCCAAGATGCTGCCCGCGACCATCGCCACCGGGCAGTACCGCGACAAGCTGTACGCCGTGCCGTCCACCTCCGACGCCGGGATGCTCTACTTCCGCAAGGACCTGCTGGAGAAGGCCGGCGTCGCCGGCCCGCCGAAGACCTACACCGAGATGTGGGACGCCTGCGCCAAGGTGAAGAAGCTCCCCGAGGCGAAGGACGCCGACTGCTTCTTCACCGAGGTCAACAAGACCGAGAGCATGACGATCAGCGCGGTCGAGGCGATCGAGAGCGCCGGCGGCTCCATCATCGGCGCCGACGGCAAGCCCGCGCTGAACACCCCGCAGGCCAAGCAGGGCGTCGAGTTCCTCGTCGGCGCCAAGAAGGACCACATGCCGAAGGAGGCCGTCACCCTCGACACCGAGGGCGGCCGCCGCTACTTCCAGTCCGGCAGGCTGATCTTCCAGCGGCAGTGGCCTTACCAGTACGGGCTGGCGAACTCGGGCGACGGCTCGTCGAAGGTGGCGGGCAGGTTCGCGGTCGCGCCGCTGCCCGGCCCGAACGGCCCCGGCGTCGCCAACCTCGGCGGCCACAACCTCGCGATCTCCGCGTTCGCCAAGAACAAGGCGACCTCGCTCGACTTCATCCGCTACCTCACCGGCGAGCAGGCCCAGCGCGCCAACCTCCTCGCGACCTCGCAGGCGCCCACCGTCGCGGCGCTGTACGACGACCCGGAGATGGTGAAGAAGTTCCCGTACCTGCCGGTCCTCAAGCAGGCCATCGCGGGCGCCAGGCCCCGTCCGGTCGCGGTCAAGT
The sequence above is a segment of the Actinomadura coerulea genome. Coding sequences within it:
- a CDS encoding glycosyltransferase family 4 protein — encoded protein: MTSREVCVVVPGGVDDAAAPSGGNRYDRRLCEELAASGRPVREVAVPGAWPRPDRAARAGLERALAALPGGSVVLMDGLVACGVPEIVVPAAGRLRLAVLVHLPLADEPGQGDLDAGEREVLEAAGAVVATSLWARDHLIAHHGLEPSRVHAVEPGTDPAPLASGTDGAARLLCVASVTPRKGHDVLVEALATIAHLSWDCECVGPLGGDPGHVARVRRLIGGHRLDGRVELAGPLTGKRLEDAYAGADLLVLASRAETFGMVVTEALARGIPVLATSVDGVPDTLGWDPSGAVPGMLVPPDDPVALGAALRRWLVEPESRDRLRASARLRRGMLPGWDETARRMSVVLSELRREAL
- a CDS encoding 6-pyruvoyl trahydropterin synthase family protein, translated to MFAITVRDHVMIAHSFRGEVFGPAQHLHGATFVVDATFRRADLDPDGIVVDIGLATRELGEVLGALNYRNLDEEPDFAGVNTSTEFLAKVIADRLADRVGAGALGANAAGLAGITVTLHESHVAWASYEREL
- a CDS encoding zinc-dependent alcohol dehydrogenase; amino-acid sequence: MEREARAFWIRSPGEGEIRDVVLPEPGPGEVLVRTLFSGVSRGTEAIVFRGGVPPNQHAIMRAPFQDGAFPGPVKYGYLNVGVVEQGPAGLAGRTVFCLYPHQTRYVVPASAVSAVPDEVPPERAILAGTVETAVNALWDAAPLVGDRIAVVGAGMVGCSVAGVLAGFPGCRVQLVDTDPSRADVARALGVGFAHPDQAEGGCDLVFHASASEAGLARSLELLAPEGEVIELSWYGDRRVSVPLGEFFHSRRLTIRGSQVGAVPPSRRSRRAFADRIALALRLLAAPAFGELITGESPFAELPRLMPRLAGGELPALCHRIAY
- a CDS encoding CDP-alcohol phosphatidyltransferase family protein; its protein translation is MTRPAALARPAPRRPRLARGPELAAAAAAQLALLALLRPGHAGLAVGAGYALASWALLTAAFRRRPALGPADHVTLVRVVLTGGVAALVAGHLTGDAGVWPLVAAASAALVLDGVDGRVARRTGTVSRLGARFDMETDAVLVLVLSVEVARSAGPWVLAIGAMRYAFGAAAWTAPWLRADLRPSVARKAVAVVQGVALVVAASGVVPHSGALVAAALALLVWSFGRDVAWLAKRRHMADRVTRGAEEARRTQETRTTRGRGTDGARSARLLDPVAR
- the ribA gene encoding GTP cyclohydrolase II is translated as MDEGIDQKDIAEADLRTRRGVFRAVAFRDPVDGHEHMALVRGEVRGREDVLVRMHSECMTGDIFGATRCECGDQLGAALDAIAREGAGALVYLRGHEGRGIGLVAKVRTHILQDDQGLDTVDSATAIGLPVDVRDYGPAARILRHLGVRSVRLMSNNPVKVSALESYGVTVAARVPLLVPVSADNVRYLTAKRDRLGHDLPQLDAPAGVLGEVRR
- a CDS encoding DNA polymerase beta superfamily protein, whose amino-acid sequence is MNLPEGMADRLAADHPYPRAFLTVSGAHLYGFPSRDSDVDLRGVHLLPLEEIVGLDTGEETVTLMWDHAGVEADAVTHDLAKFCALLLRRNGYVLEQLMSPLVVATSPVHAELRSLVPGLVTFNHAHHYLGFARSQWKLFEQSRELKPLLYTFRVLLTGVHLMRTGEVEADLTRLAGDGPRYLPELIEAKRAAEHGALPRDAPDTSRLQDDIAALTALLEDERDRSALPEAPANRRALHDLVVRVRLG
- a CDS encoding DNA polymerase beta superfamily protein is translated as MTQPDPSGALDLVRDHTVLSVVVGSRAYGLATDGSDVDRRGVYAAPAPLFWRFAKPPTHLDGPLPEQFSWELERFCELALAANPTVLECLWSPLVERVTPVGEELLAVRKAFLSRNAHRTFLRYAEAQFRKLEGDLRNVGAPRWKHVMHLLRLLESGLHLVRHGEPRLEVGGLRDRLLAVRRGEVGWDEIDVWRASLGAAMDGALDRSPLPPEPDRAAVEELLVSVRRRSVTW
- a CDS encoding ABC transporter substrate-binding protein; this translates as MRRTPLIGGTVVCAALALSLSACGGDDDGGSKGGAGAASLQGRGPITFVTGKDRSGYLQKQLDAWNTEHPKEQVRIIELPDEPNDQRQQMIQNATTRSDAYSVLNLDVVWTAEFAANRWLTQLPKDRIDLSKMLPATIATGQYRDKLYAVPSTSDAGMLYFRKDLLEKAGVAGPPKTYTEMWDACAKVKKLPEAKDADCFFTEVNKTESMTISAVEAIESAGGSIIGADGKPALNTPQAKQGVEFLVGAKKDHMPKEAVTLDTEGGRRYFQSGRLIFQRQWPYQYGLANSGDGSSKVAGRFAVAPLPGPNGPGVANLGGHNLAISAFAKNKATSLDFIRYLTGEQAQRANLLATSQAPTVAALYDDPEMVKKFPYLPVLKQAIAGARPRPVAVKYGDVTAAIQGEMYDAVTGKKPADQALTDLESKLQPLTAQ